Part of the Catalinimonas alkaloidigena genome is shown below.
CACTTTCTTTCTCCAATTTATCTAAAAGACCATCCCACCATGTGATTCCCATGGGCTGAAACAATCGCCAGGAGGCAAACTTCAACCCTATGATGTTCTTATTATCTAGGTTGCGTTTTATATGAAGCTCTAAGTGTTGTGTACTTGTTCGATCGTCCCAGGAATCCACGATAAGTCCTTCAGGAACAAAATAAGGCAAACTTACCCTCCACTTATAATCCACTTCAGCTTTATTATCCACCAGTGAATCAGTTTGAGCAAAAGCACTTAGCGTGCAAGAAAATAAAAGAATTGTAAATAGATTTTTCATGATACTAACAGTTTAATAGGTTCAATAATTATATTAATTTCCAATTGCTACAAAGTACTTCCCGATTTCATTAGCTCTTTTGGGTAAGGACAAAAGGAAACATCATCTCATGATTTTTCACTCTGCTTTATCAAATTGACAATGCAAAGATGAAGTGGAAAGAGAGGTGAATCGTCCTGAATTATAATTGCGGACTTTATAGTATGATTTGAGACCTTTTAAACAGGCTTAAGTTTGATTAGACTTCAACCAAGCTTTGGGTGTCATCCCTTCGATTTTTTTAAAGAAGGTATTGAATACCGTTTTAGAATTAAAGCCGCTTTCATAAGCTAGCGCTAAAAGGGTAAGGTGGCCATTGGCAGGATTTAGGGTAATCTCTTTGAAGTGCTCCACACGAAAACTATTAATGTACTCATTGAAGTTTTGGTCAATTCGTTCATTCAGCAACCAGGAAAGTTTGTTGCTGCTAATATTCATGTTTTTAGCTAACTCGCGTAAGGATAAGGAAGGATTTTGAAACCACTTTTCTTCCTTCATTCCTTTTTCTAAAATGTCTAATGCTATGTCGATTTCAGCATCTGACATTAAGGCTTTAGTAGGGGTGATTTGTATTTGTATTTCGGGATTAGGTGGCAATAGTTCTACTCGGAAAGCAGCTTGTACTAAATCCTGAAATCGCTTAAGCCGGCGCAAAGGTTTAAGCAGCGGAATATTCATAAAGTTTATGATTTGACCGGTACACATCCTGATGTTTTCTTCCAAAAAGTCCAATGCCATTTCGTGTTTGTCCAAATGGACCAATAAAAAAAGTTGCCAGGGAAAAAGCGTTCCCCCAGAATCCTCTTTTATCATTGAGCCAACCCTGCTGATATCAATATCTGTCTTATCTTCTGGATTTACCAATTTGTATAATACTCTGCATTCTTCTGGTCTCTCTGCCAAAGGGGTTTTATCTAAGAAGTCATTTAGCTTTTCGTAATCTTTTGTAAGAATTAAGCACACTTGTTTTAGTGCAATAGGATGTGTAAAATCGGGGTTGATGCTCAATGAGGTCTCTATACATTCCAGCGCTTTTGTATAGTCCTCTTTTAAATAATAAATATTCGCTTTGGTAAAATAATGATTTGGAGACAGAGGGTTTATTTTTAAAATATTATCGGCATGCCATAGTGCTTTTTCGAAATAACCTACTGCTGTATACAATTCGCATAAACCTTCTTCTGCCTCCGTATAGGATGGATTAAGTTCTATTGCTTTTTGAAAGGTTTTATGACCATTGATGAAATCCCAATGACCCCAAAAAAGTAGTGTTGCTTTACCAAAATACCCTATGTAGGATTGTTTATCCAATTTAAAACCTTTGCGAAGGTTCTCTTCTGACAACTGTAATAATGCGCTATTATTTCCCCAGGATCCGTACATGGCATAACTATAACCCAAACCAAAGTAGGGTAAAGCAAATGAAGGGTCTATTGTTACACATTGTTCATAGAGTTCTACCGCATTTCTGATTCCTTCGCCATCCCACATTAAATGCTGATAACGACCTTTAA
Proteins encoded:
- a CDS encoding helix-turn-helix domain-containing protein produces the protein MSNHLHISSSNKSIVVLPFVNMSTDPENEYFSDGITEEIINALTTVKGLKVIARTSSFAFKNKNIDVRTIGEQLGVSTVLEGSVRKAKNRVRITAQLVSTNDGTHFWSKNFDRELEDIFAVQDEISLHIADQIRENFGHLNIQEHLIEAPTKNMEAYDLYLKGRYQHLMWDGEGIRNAVELYEQCVTIDPSFALPYFGLGYSYAMYGSWGNNSALLQLSEENLRKGFKLDKQSYIGYFGKATLLFWGHWDFINGHKTFQKAIELNPSYTEAEEGLCELYTAVGYFEKALWHADNILKINPLSPNHYFTKANIYYLKEDYTKALECIETSLSINPDFTHPIALKQVCLILTKDYEKLNDFLDKTPLAERPEECRVLYKLVNPEDKTDIDISRVGSMIKEDSGGTLFPWQLFLLVHLDKHEMALDFLEENIRMCTGQIINFMNIPLLKPLRRLKRFQDLVQAAFRVELLPPNPEIQIQITPTKALMSDAEIDIALDILEKGMKEEKWFQNPSLSLRELAKNMNISSNKLSWLLNERIDQNFNEYINSFRVEHFKEITLNPANGHLTLLALAYESGFNSKTVFNTFFKKIEGMTPKAWLKSNQT